The Macrobrachium nipponense isolate FS-2020 chromosome 7, ASM1510439v2, whole genome shotgun sequence DNA window ctatatatatttatatatgaatacgtatacacacacacacacacacacacacacacacacacactatatatatatatatatatatatatatatatatatatatatatatatatatatacatacatacatcgagctacaaatgtcctttaaattctATAACTCACTTtacctcgcaattaatatattttcatatacgagTATGTCAACCGAAgagaaattttttagtcgataagaaatttcttatcgactgaaaacttccccttcggttaacatatatgaaaatatgttaattccgtggtagagtgaATTTGATTATTAAGAACATTTGAAGCTCGAGGTATAcgtatacatcacacacacacacacacacacacacacacatatatatatcatatatatatatatatatatatatatatatatatatatatatatatatgtatgtatatatatatatatatatgtgtatatatatatatatatatatacatacatactcgagctacaaatgtcctttaaattctATAActcactttacctcggaattaatatattttcatatacgagTATGTCACCGAAGagaaatttttagtcgataagaaatttcttatcgactgaaaacttcccttcggttaacatatatgaaaatatgttaattccgtggtagagtgaATTTGATTATTAAGAACATTTGAAGCTCGaggtatacgtatacatacacacacacacacacacacacacatatatatataatatatatatatatagatatcatatatatatagtattatatgtatgtatatatatatatatgtgtgtatatatataatatatatatatatatatatatatatatatatattataatatattgtgtgtgtgtgtgtgtgtgtgtatgtatacgtatacctCGAGCTTCAAATGTTCTTAATAATCAAATtcactctaccacggaattaacatattttcatatatgttaaccgaaggggaagttttcagtcgataagaaatttcttatcgactaaaaaaattctctTCGGTTGACATActcgtatatgaaaatatattaattccgaggtaaagtgagTTATagaatttaaaggacatttgtagctcgatgtatgtatgtatatatatatatatatatatatatatatatatatatatatatatatatatatatatatatatgtgtgtgtgtgtgtgtgtatacgtattcatatataaatatatatagatgatatatatatgtgtatatatgtatatatgcatatatatatgtatatttatatatagtatgtatacaactgatattattatgtatatgtataatacgtatatacacacaggtAGATGGTTGACTCTGAAAAAAGGAAGCCAAACAGACAGTCTACCGTAGGATGGTTCTCACAAGAAGTTGACATGCGTGTGGAAAACATTGTAAATGAAATACCTCAAAGTGAGGTAGGTctaatcaatacatacatacatatatacatacatatatatatatatatatatatatatatatatagtatgtatatatatatatatatatgtgtgtatatatatatatatatatatatatatatatatatatatatatagatgtatgtatgtatatatgtatgtatgtattgattagACCTACCTCACTTTGAGGTATTTCATTTACAATGTTTTCCACACGCATGTCAACTTCTTGTGAGAACCATCCTACGGTAGACTGTCTGTTTGGCTTCCTTTTTTCAGAGTCAACCATCTACCTGGAATTAACTGTGCAATCCGCTTACCGTAACTGGACGCAGACAGATTAAAAAGGAAAGTCATCATCCTATTTTAACTCGTCATAATCCTGTTGACCAGGTGGAAATAACAAAGGTGAAACATTTAGCTGTCATGATTAAAGGACATGTTCTCTTAGCCAGTAACCCTCATTAAACTTGGGACGTTTCCATCCGTTCTCCGGTGTCGTTGCCTCTGATAAGATTTGGTCTCGCTTCTTGAAGTAATGGTGGAATTCTATTTAGACATGTGCAAATATATCAATACAAGCCATTGTTTCTTCATCAGCTGTTCGCTGCAAATGTTTCTGTATAAGTGCGTCTACACTTTTTAGAAAGGAActaactcacacaaacacacatcccGAAATCGAGCCCCGGAAAGGGGAAGTGATTTGTCCCAGTAGACCCCTTTGACCTAGTGAGGTATGGGGCTCGCAAAATCATCCCAAAAATACTTCTTATAAACCGGACGGTTGATGCTtcatagtagtaataataatagcattagtCAGGTGAAAAGCAAGAGGTTTACTGTAACAAATGTCAACCGAAAACTTGCGTACATAAATCAACTGAGATGTCAACCAATCACAGTCCATCGATGGCTACCTTTATTTACATACAAAATCCGCAACTTCGCACTACATGACCGAGTTATTTTCAACGCGGTCTAGTTGTCGCGGCCTTGTCAAAAGTGCCCGAATGAAggttgatttaaaaaaagaaagaaaaaaaaagacgttaaGCAAGGACGAATGGAGCCTCAGCAATCCGTTCGACTTGATCCGGCGAGAGTAAAAACTCGGGTTCGGTAAGCACTGGAATCAAGGACAAATGACCCACTGAACATAATGGcagggtaatctctctctctctctctctttctttgtttaaGGCTTACAAACCCGAACTACGTGCTTGCTCTCCATTCATTTTGCGCTTAGAATACTGACATAAGAAGAAACACCTCGTTAGAATCCTCAGAGCATTACTACCTTGTTTGTCCTTTAGAAATTTATCAGCAGCGCGAGATTTTTGGAATCATTAAGGTAAATAATCTTAATAGTAAATACAGCTGCCTAGAGTCTGACGACTGAAAATATCGTGTTAGATGAACCATACATAGAAACCAGTATTTGTTCAGCGATTAAAAGGGAAACAAAGTACTTTAATCACTTTATTCTGTAAACAACTCCAAGGGTAAATATTACAGAGGATACATGAACTTTCTTAACTATTCAGACGAGTTTGGTAATACCTTTTGGTATTCCTTTCTTTAGAGAAGTCCATTCGGTCCGTTTATTGCATCGAAATGGAATTACGGAAGCTCCACTCTTCTCAGAGtggaatacatatataatatatatgttcatatatacatatataaatgcatataaatacatatacagatatatatatattatatatatatatatatatatataatatatatatatatatgtatattatatatatatatatatatatatacatatataagtatatatatatatatatatatatatgtatatatgtatattatgcatatatatacatatatatacatatatatatatatatatatatatatatatatatatatatatatataagtatatagatgtATGATTGttctatgtgtgtctgtgtggtagcgtttgtttgtttgttacatGCAACTTTTCTAGATTGAATTCAccttaaaagaatataatttttttgcaatatttcaacctaataatttctatttatatatttatttatcgaatgttttttttatttaatcattcaaaTAATTCAACATTTGACTTTTCACGATAAAATTATAGTTGTTGTCCTCACGATTCATAGGTGAGCTGGTTGCTATCAGCAATATTTCTACCCTAGTTTTATTTTACTCTAACATTGAGCTTTTAGaattgtttattctttatttctttatttctctcaaacccttcttttatatatatatatatatgtaatatatatctatatattatataatataatataataatattataattattaatatatataatatatatatatatatattatatatgaatatgtatatatatgatatatatattatagtatatatatatatatatatatatatatatatatgtatatatatagataatattaaatacattaaattacatattaacaatatatatatatatatatatatataatatatatatatatatatgagaaatgaaaatatgaatcttttaactgaCAAAATATAACGACCATCAGCGAAATTCAATTCTGTTGCGCAAGTCCATAGCCATGTATTATTAAGCCTATAGCTCAAGTCCACACAATTCCActgcattttaattttaaatgaaatgttatgaCGTTACTGGAAACTGGAATCATGGGATAACAGCTGTCACATTACCTACGTAGTCCTTCTACTGCTGACTGATCATTTTCATGTTCTCTgactcctttctttctttatttaatcGTTTGCCAGTGTTTCTTCATTCAATGGGATTGCTTAAAAATactatttttgcagatgtactgCAAATGGTCATTGTTCTTATAGATAAATTTCCATGGTGTTTCCTCAGACAATAATTATATAGAGGTTCATTTTCGCCCTGTATACATATAACTGTTCATAAAAGTTCAATACGCAGCTGCAGAATTACTCCACTTCGTTAAGCAGCGGAAAGAGAACTGAGCAGCAATGTAGAGCTTCTCCCACCTGGCACTGCCTAGCACTCACATCACTTACTTCTCCTTAGGTGTTGCTGCTAAGTCTCGCGGTCAGTTTGGCCACTGGCCGAACGATCTTCGACTACGAGCGGGatggcctggaaaacaagcagAAAGGACTTCCTGGAAGATCTGTAACGGGACAGTATGAGTAAGGATTTCTCTTGGATTGTCTAGCTGTTTAAATTCCGTCATTTGATGAGATCAAGACCGAGTAGGAAAGAGCGGGATCTGGGTATTTTCATAAAGCAAAGACTTATGACCTGCTGATTGTATCCTAAGTAAAGATGCACCTGGgatttacattaaattttaccgTTGCATTTCTCTACCTAAGAAGCTTATATTGAATATATCGTCGTCTCTTTAAGCATGAAACCATGTCAAGTATGTTATCATATGCTATAGATATGGGGGAAGGGGTGGCAGCAGTAATTAAATCGTTATTGTAATTGGAACGTCATCCACTTACAAGTGCAATTTTCATCATTAAACGAGTGCGGGGCTACGAATTGATGTGTTCCGTATTAATGAATCATCTTTCAgacaatgaaacaaataaatattcaaactTCGTTTCAATAACTGTTTCGACTCGTTACTGAACCAGGTTTATTTCAACAGGTGGAGAGGACCAGATGGTAAAGTGACTGAAGTTTCTTACATCGCTGACCATAATGGATTCCGGCTACTCGATGACCTAGAGCTGAAGCCGCCAACAGAGCCATTCCGTCAAGCAGAGAGCACCGCACAAGCAAACACCAGATATTCATCAGCCTTTTCTAATAGCGaacaggaagaggaggaggagggagaagaggaggaagaggagaatgaaACTGAAGAAGGAGAAACGGAAGAGGAAGAGCACGAAGAGGAGGGTGGCGAGGAAGCTTCAGAAGCGCAAGAGGTAGAAAGAAAGGCGGAGCAAGAAGAAACAGAGCAAGAAGAGACAGATGCTGCAGCATCTGAGGCTGAGAAAGCTGAATCTCCTAAGGCCAATGAGAAAGAAGCTGATGCtacagaaaaggaaaatgaaaatcaggACAGTGAGAACACAGGCAAGGATCTTGAGCAAAGCGATGCCACCGAGAAACAGTTAACAACAAATGATGCTGATACAAAGGAACAAGCATTTCCCGAGCCCTCCATTGCCAGCGAACCTGTAGCTGAGGAAAAGTTAGGAGAAGCAGAAGCTGCTACGAGCAGCGCTACTGTTTTAACCCCCAGTAAGGTTGAATCGACCTCTCCTGAGGAAACTTCTGCTATGCTTGAACCAGCATTTGTTGATAAAACGCTAAGTACTGTTGTTGCCGAACCAGTTTTTCCTGCTGAAGCTCCTGTTATTATTACAGGCGAGCTAGCAACTGCACAGCCTATAGTAGGTCCCGTAGCAGCAGAGCTTTCTGCCTTTGCTTCATCAGGAGCTCAGGGACCAGCTGAACAAAGTCCCAATGTGGCTGAAATTATACCTGAAGCTTTTGCCTTCAGTGATACATCTTTATTAGCTGTAGATGAAATTCACTCAGACAGTTCAACAAACAGTCAACCATTAATAGTGTCTAGAGACAATGATAACAGTCCTTCAGCCTTCTCTGAGCCAGCTGTCATTATTATAGGTTCTTTCTCTGATGAAAGTGATGACACCATCCTTAGCTCCAATATCCAGAATAGCTTTGAAAGAGACGAAAGAACAGTAGCCAATAATATGCAAGTTCAAGAACAAGTATCAGAACCTTTTGTTCACCCTGTTTTAGAACTTGACTCTTTCAATACAGAGGTGTTTCCAGTTGCTGAGCCTTTGCAACAACCTGCTATTGAACTAGAACCAGTGCCCATTGATGTAGGACTGTCTCCAGATTCTGAGCCTTTGCAACGGCCTGTTGTAGAAGTAGAGGCAGTATCTACTGATAATGCTATACCAATTCTACCTGTTTTTGAGGTACCAGAGGTTTCGGTAGCAAAAATGCTAGATGTCCAACCTCAGGAAACACAGTTAGTACCGGTCATTGAACTGGAAGTACCACAACAAACTGCTGAAGCAATACAAGCTACTCCTTTTGAAGAACTCCCTCTCGCTCTGCCCCTTCAACAGGTTCAGATCCTAGAAACTGCCAATTTACCAACACCTAATGCCAGACCTGTTGAAACCTCACCTAGTGCAGATCCAAATACTGCAGTATTCGTTAGAGAAATTGAATTATCAGAAACTGATACCAAACCTACTTTAGAAATTGAGCTCACTAAACATCGTTTTGATGTAGCAAAGTCAAGTCATCCAGAAGATAGTACCACTTTCTTAGCAGATACACCTGCACATAATGCCCCTAAAGATTTGTTTTTCATACCAGAAACATTCCAAGTTCCAGATGCAAATCCTAGCCAAGTTGTTAAAGCTAAAATGTTTTCCAAGCTTGGGGAGCCCATGAATTCTGAGTTCATAAGAGTAACAGCTAATGAACTTGAGAAACCAACCACCATCCTGAGTGGTCAAACATCTgatccttttaatatttttcctgttCAAAGTCCATCTGTTGTAGGTGTAAATTCAGAACAGTTCCAAAGTGATTTTGTATTTGTGCCAGAGCAGATGCTGGTCAGAGAGCCAGAAATCACAGATGGTTTTATATTACCCTTAGAAACCCCGGTATCAGCACCTCAAGTTCAAGAGCCTTTGCCAAATCAAGCAACACAACAGCTAGTTCTGACTCCAGCAGGAGAATCTAGCGCTGCCTCCTTGCAAGTAGATAATATTAGTGTACCTGTTATTGAACTTCCAGTTGATGCTGAAACTGAAGATCCAGAGGGCATCCTTTTCATTCGGGCAACTGAGCCCCTCGTCACTGAAAATGCACAGTTAAAAAATCGATCTCCTATGCAAGGGCTACCTCTGCTTCCTCCTATGATGAAAGTCCCTCGTCTCTTACTGTAGATGTACAAAACTGTGTTCACACATTTCCAATTGGCTCCGAGTAATATTTTACAGGAATTTGACTGGAAGTTTGCAATGATGACCTAACctatattttctttgtaagttGTGCTGAACATTTCTAGGTTGGGGTTTATACATAAGACAGTATGATACAGCAACTTAATTCATGAATTAATCCTTGCAATTTCCCAGTTGACTTTTTCAAATGTATAGATTCCTCGGAGCTGGGCGCCGGCATGCTCCCCTTGTGATATTTACGTTATATGAAAATCGATTTGTTTTAGTGTTTGTCAGAGAGCTTTActaaataaacagtattatttaaaAATGGCTTTCTTTTTCGTAACAATGAGAAAACATCTAATGCTATCAAATTTTTTCTAACTTGTAAAAAGTATCTTATTGATTCACAGGTGACAGTACAGACAGACAATCAGTCAGTGTTCCATATTTCAACTAAATGCAGCCTTCAAGGACAGATTTAATGGAACTATTATTGCTCTAAGGGTTTCCTGCAACAAAACTGTAACTGGTGATTGAGGTCTATAGCGTCGAAGCCTCCAGGTAAGTTTCGGAGTAGGTGGCAGGTAAGGACAAATAGGTTACGTTTAATTAGATAAGGCAAAGGGAGGTACGTATTTGCTCAGTGCCATCCCCGAGAAGCGTTCAAGTcatattacgtattattatttctAACAGTAACATGCAACTGATACTGCGTGTGGCCAAGTGGTTTGCTGGGTGCATAAAATGAAGTCTCCAAGTACAAGGAGTTGcttataattgcatatatatagacatagatatattcatatatgtatatagcatatatgcgtgtgtatgagtatgtatacgtatttaaaaaaaaatatatgtatatatatatatatatgtatgatgtatgtatatatatatatatatatatatatatatatatatgtatatatatatatatatatataatatatatatatatatagtatatatatataaatcatatgaaTTAACtcgatcacaaaatatataaaacgtgatgctatgtaataaaggtgatgccacacaACTCAAGTACAGGGTcatgtagaccgaaagatcttggcaattctcgtcttttcattttcctccgtggcatcacctttaatattatatatataatatatactatatatatatatatatatatatatatatataatatataaatatatatataatatatatatatacatatatatatacatatatatatatatatatataatatatatatatatatatatatatattatatattatgcttattatttaaataaaacttaACTCTAAAGGCCCATAATGGAACCTAAGaaatttttaatgattattaGTTTTGGCCAAAACACATCGGCCCTCACCCGGGCGGGCTCGATGTGTCTTGGCCGAAATATAATGGCTTTATTAAGATTATAGTTGATTTTAGGCTTTTCTGAGAAAAATAATGAACTGTCAAATCAGAGAAAAAAGTAATGCATACGTACAGagtaaagattatatttatatgatatatatatagattatatatatatatctatatatatagatatatttatataagatagatagatagatatagatatatatgtatatatatatatatatatatatatatatatatatatatatattatacacacacacacacatatatattgttataattaataaatatatatatatatatgtatatatatttatatatatatataagtatatatatatatatatgtatgtatatatagataatattatatgttatgtattatatattaatatatagtaatatatatagatattatatatatatatatatatatatatatataatatatctataaatacatatatatgcagagtATATGGCAACGACTAAAGTGAAACAATAGTGTGTGAGATCTTGTGCGAAGAAAAAATCACGAAGAagactgtattataaataaaatttatgattAGAAGAGTATACAACCGTTTCATTCATACCAAGGACGTTATGTCTGAGGTAGCTCTTTAGGTGagttatctatactctgttttttccatctgtccatccgcctgtggtgtttccgtatggtaacactgcgtcccgggctttagatagttacattcagcttacattcaacaataataataacatcccatttcgaatattaacggtgtacttcgcatacagtaaaatattaaaacacttttcagttgcaaatgtatacccagatatccttttatttacctaaaacttacacataccgtgactatttaaagcccgggacgcagtgttaccatacaaaaacaccacaggcggatggacagatggaaaaaaacagagtataggattGACTCGGGTACTGGATAAGCCCTGGAGGGTTAAGGGACATTCATGAGGATAAATGAGATTCTGAGTTGCTCCTTTAAACCTCCTCTGGATATCTTGTGAAATTTGGGTCATGAGTAAACCACCCCGGGCTTAAGTTGATTaaattgatgttattttcattagTCAGTTACATCGATGTAGAGACCAAGAGATTTCTGAGAAAGATATTCTTACATCTTGTTATTTTACTATTATGTGGCCAAGCATATACATGATTATTTCTCCGTAGGaagctagtgccatcagtgcacctcgcggggtgcactgtaggcatcgctaaaggttctttgtagcgtcccttcggcccctagccgcaacttctttcattccttattcctttgactgtataccttcattcataaaaatcttccttccatcttgctgcCCACCCTCTCAATTATTTCATCGTGTAGCTGCGAGGTCTTCCTTCTGTGACCATTTTCACTCCTacctattctcaatttcccttccaacgctgaatgaccttataggtcccagcagtAGGCCTTTAGCCTAAAAACGCTTGATATTCCATTCCCTTCCTATATGTGATTCTTCACTTTACTGCACAAAAAGAAAACTAGTCATTTGGCCAGTCCTAAATTAATATTTGTAccgagttgctctctctctctctctctctctctctctctctctctctctctctctctcaagcaaatgTCTTGCGATGTGACGTCACCGTTTTGAGAAACTATAGAGACGTATTTGGGTACTGTCTTTCTATCAATAGTGAGGCAATTGCATGTTTTAATGAAGCCTGGATAATAACATGATAATTCCAGTTACTACGAATTATTAAAGATTCCTgtaattttcacttttaatgcGAAAATGCACTACACCTATACATCAAAGTGGGATGAAAATGTCCAAGTATATTAGAGAAACAGTTGACCAGGTAGCAAAATATTAGCTTGGAGTACAGCATGTTATTGTACAACTTGATATGAATATTACATCTGCCCAATGCATAAGAAATTTATCAGTGCAATAACATGCTTCCAAATACAGTCAAGCACACGCATACAAGATATAAGTTGACACATCGCATACACTATGTAGTAAGTAGGAGAATGCAATTGTGGGTGTTTGTTTGTCAGCTCTACGGTCATATTGCCAAAATAGATTTCCTCGCATAACCATACTGAAATATTCTCGAATGCCATTTGCTGCATCACATTTCTGAGATTTCAGGAACCTTGAAAATTTCCTTCTTATATCCATAACAGTATCTGTCCTGGCTTtatatgtttaattatttttttattttaagtgccAAAGCGCTACAGTTATTTCTATTAAACTATTAGACTACTGGTCTGCAAAATATTTGCTTCCACATTTTGTGCATGACGAAAGAAACATGTCTTTCGATATAGTAAGTCCGTAGGTTCCAAAAAGTGTCATTGGTATTTTAATAGCTTCAATGGATATGAAGTTTGTCAGGCGCATTAGCGCTGAGTACGAAGCTACTCTAGGCAATTTTGCTTTAAGTGCTTTGACAAAATTGTGACGTGCGGTtctttgcttctttcctattaGGTAATCAGTAAGTCTTAGGATACGATACtctgtaaaattttgtagatatcgAAATAATTCTAAATTTGGTTTAGTCCTGCCTCACGAGAATGTTAAAGCACACTGGATTCTTTACTACTGACTCCAATTAGTTTAACCAACTGTTCATTCGACTGAGTCTCCCATCTTTAATAAGAAGGACAAACCTTTGTACTTAGTTTCAAATACTGGACTGGGACATTCTTTGTTTACAACTCTTTTTCAGATCAGACGTTTCTTTTTCTGGCTATTGTGTGACTTACTATTTCACGCGCCATTGAATTTTCAACAATGTCAATTGCTTCCATGTGTTGCCCAAGTAATCCCTTTCCAATGAGTCGAAAAGGAAACAATACGCTAGACTTGGTTACATTGGAGAATCTGTATTCTATGTGATGACCCTTTTTAAGCTTCTTCTGAGGGACTTGACAGATCGGATAGTTATATCTCCTGTCCATCGTAATTCCTTCTGTAAAGTAGGATAAGTTGTATTGAGAAAAGAAGCTGAAAAGGTAAGGACggtggagaaataagagaagataatatatataaattctaagtCCTTTCCTTTCTGCCGCATGTAAagactacagtagattcacatcaaccgtgcatttgatgtctaggccagtcccttacgacgctcctgattggctgttgatatgccaatcacagggctggaaactctcagtctcactcgagagttcacatgggtaggatctatgttccacctctcctgagggatacgtcttccaaaagtatccctcaggagaggtggaacatacgtcctgcctgtgtgaactcgagagagagagactgagattttccagccctgtgattggcttatcaacagccaatcaggagagtcgtaagggactggcctagacatcaaatgtacggttgatgtaaatctactatagtatagtatatacatgagCATTCCGTTTCGTACTTAATAAATAAGTGAAGGTGAAGCAGACTATTCCAGCTGCAATGAAGTAAAAAATCTGTTTCCCTTCCAGGCATAGAATCCAGGACTCTGCCTGAAAAAAACCAATCCTGAAATTTATAGGCCGTTGAAAGGAATCCGGATTCATCCGATCAAAGGGATTTCCCTCGACTTTTCCAGCGGTGCTGCATTTTGTTGACTTGTTTAGCGCCTGCAACGGCTGACGGGTCAAATTCATGATAATGGCGCGTCAGTATTTAATCGCGGCAAAAGTGCACTTTTCCTCTTCCCCCTTTTGTATGCGAGATAAATTCTCACTGCGTCAAAATGACAGAGAATATTCACGTGATAAGGCGAGAAATTTAGCCCTTTCAAGCTGATGCGTTAGTGAAATATGGCTACATAAAAGGGTAAagtattcacaaaacatttatgaACACATCTACTATGATATTAAGGGAAATGAGGCAAAATATATGAAACGGAAAACAGGGGATCTATAGTATTGTCAAGAATATGACAACCAAGTGAGGTAGGTCGAAATAAATCGTCAGACGTTAGGACGAGAAAAAAGCAATTCTGAGCAGCCAGGAAATTCCAGTTAAAGACACAGATGACTAAAATGCCCCACCCTGCGCCTTGCACCTTAGGCATGATTCCCCAGAGCAGCAAAAAACGGTACAAGGTAGTTCCTTGGTAAGTGTGACCGGACCAGTTTTTCTGTAGTTTCACTTTTGCTATTTGCTCTTCAAGGACAGACCACAGGCGAGTTCTCTCGGCAACAGTCGCAATGATGCCACATGCTCAAGCATCAAACCCTGACCTtttgtttgaaaagaaaaaaccttttaTTCATATACAGAGACTAATTGTTTTTCAGGTTCTTTTCTGATTTTTAATTCGTCAACATTTCCACGATTTTTCtagaaacaaattttattttgatgtcgaTAAATGGCTGCACTATAATTTTTCAAGGTATTAAACCTGTTGCAATTAAACGTCAATTCGACAGCATCATTTACACATgacgcatgcatacatacatgaatacatatgaATTATTTCATTCATAGGAGTGTTATACTTCGGGTGATGCCTCCAGAGCTTTTCAGACGGAAATGGTTTTGGTCGTTTATTTGCCTCTGTAGATATATTAAGCAAGCCCATGATTTTGATAGTACATGGTGTGATAAGTGAATTATCAATGTAAAATGCTTCTAATTGTCATTCAGTTCAGACAGCCATATCTTTTGGATCCTGTttcaaaggaaaaagagaaaacacTTCTTATGATAGTGGCTTGGACGGTACTTGACGAATTTAATTAGTTTAGAAGCCCCTCGCATAAATAGTTCTTTGTACATTGAAAACTATCGCACTTCACTGGAAACGGTTATGAACtatttttgctttctctctctctctcaacagcagCTGGGTGACAGGTAGTTAAGTATCACTAGGCGTAA harbors:
- the LOC135217466 gene encoding neurofilament heavy polypeptide-like, with protein sequence MKWVLLLSLAVSLATGRTIFDYERDGLENKQKGLPGRSVTGQYEWRGPDGKVTEVSYIADHNGFRLLDDLELKPPTEPFRQAESTAQANTRYSSAFSNSEQEEEEEGEEEEEENETEEGETEEEEHEEEGGEEASEAQEVERKAEQEETEQEETDAAASEAEKAESPKANEKEADATEKENENQDSENTGKDLEQSDATEKQLTTNDADTKEQAFPEPSIASEPVAEEKLGEAEAATSSATVLTPSKVESTSPEETSAMLEPAFVDKTLSTVVAEPVFPAEAPVIITGELATAQPIVGPVAAELSAFASSGAQGPAEQSPNVAEIIPEAFAFSDTSLLAVDEIHSDSSTNSQPLIVSRDNDNSPSAFSEPAVIIIGSFSDESDDTILSSNIQNSFERDERTVANNMQVQEQVSEPFVHPVLELDSFNTEVFPVAEPLQQPAIELEPVPIDVGLSPDSEPLQRPVVEVEAVSTDNAIPILPVFEVPEVSVAKMLDVQPQETQLVPVIELEVPQQTAEAIQATPFEELPLALPLQQVQILETANLPTPNARPVETSPSADPNTAVFVREIELSETDTKPTLEIELTKHRFDVAKSSHPEDSTTFLADTPAHNAPKDLFFIPETFQVPDANPSQVVKAKMFSKLGEPMNSEFIRVTANELEKPTTILSGQTSDPFNIFPVQSPSVVGVNSEQFQSDFVFVPEQMLVREPEITDGFILPLETPVSAPQVQEPLPNQATQQLVLTPAGESSAASLQVDNISVPVIELPVDAETEDPEGILFIRATEPLVTENAQLKNRSPMQGLPLLPPMMKVPRLLL